GAAAAGAAGCATCAACGAACGAACCTCCCAGTACCTCGAGGTACTCTCGTCCATCTCCGTCAAATATCCTCCGTCTGTcccatcctttttctcatctctttcttctaTATTCTCCCATGCAACCCTTCGAATCTCACGGCCCTCCGATTAATAATGGTTCTTTTCCTAGAACTCCCTCCTTTGCCTCACAGGCTGCTTGACGTCCTCATTTACCCAATTGCCCAgttcctcatccttccatTGACAACAGTCTACCACGCCCTCCGATATATTATTCTCGGTCCCCCTTTTCCGGGATGGACGCTCTCACATTACCTTGCTATCAATTGTCGACGGGTGTACTACGGGCTTTATACTTGGAGGAGAGTAGCCTTGTTCGATCcggaggaggcggagatACCGCGAGAAGCGGAGAAATACCTTGTTCCGGGCGACAACGGGGATGGTAGATGTGATGCGGAAAAAGTGGAGTGTGTCCCATACAAGGAGGACGAGTTTACACCTCCTGTCTTGAGGGTAGCGAGGGATTTGATTGTTCAAAAGGCCGTGCCGGGATTTTGGATAGAAGCGAGAGGAGTAGACGGCAAACAGGTAAGTCAATGCACTGCTTTACTATGCCAATATTAGCTGAAGGAATCTACAGGACCTTACTCGAGATGCAGCACCGGGCGAAAGGGTGATTTACTTTATAGTTGGAGGTGGCTACATGGGCGGTCATCCATTGCGTATCCATACTCCCTGGTCTTTGGCAAAGATATCCAAAGCTCGCGTGTTCAGTAAGTCTCTCCGATGTCATTTGGAATCCAGACGGAACAGTGGCTTGCGGATTGCTGATCAAATGATAGGCGCCAACTATCGCAAATCTCTTTCTGGCAGTACAGCATTTCCTTGTTCTCTCCTTGATACACTTGCAGGGTACCAGTACCTCATCGAGGAAAAGCATTTCGAACCTAATGTGAGCTATTTTTCATTCTTCCCCCGTTCCCCCATTGTCTATGGCATGGCTTGGCTCGCCTATTGACAAACTTCGTTGCAACTCTCAGAACATCATTCTATGCGGGGATAGCGCCGGAGGAAACGCATGTTTAGCCCTTGCGAAGTGCCTCGGCGAGATGGAGTCACTAAGTTCGAAGCGCTTTGGACAAGTTGGAGGACTATGTCTTCACTCAGTACGTCCATTCACCATCCATACGCGGGGATTTCAAGTTCGAACAACGATTAACTTGTTATTAGCCGTGGTCTGATATGACCAGTTCTTTCCCCAGTATTGTTTCCAACCGCTATAACGTGCGTACCCTTATCACCTTCCCACTCTTGGCATCGCAAAAAGGAATGCCTCATTATTCACACTGCCATTACCATAGGATCATCTCGTTGACTTGACAACATCGTACATCCCTTCCCATACTCGACATTTCACCGACAAAACCAACCCATACCTTTCCCCCGCTCTCTCCCCCTTTGGAAGTTTCGAGTACTTGAAGAGACATGATACGAAGGTGTACATTTCTGCTGGATC
The Cryptococcus neoformans var. neoformans B-3501A chromosome 13, whole genome shotgun sequence DNA segment above includes these coding regions:
- a CDS encoding hypothetical protein (Match to ESTs gb|CF189644.1|CF189644, gb|CF191903.1|CF191903, gb|CF191521.1|CF191521; Similar to gi|46099906|gb|EAK85139.1| hypothetical protein UM04042.1 [Ustilago maydis 521], FASTA scores: opt: 326, E(): 2.2e-14, (35.714% identity (64.286% similar) in 182 aa overlap (122-303:269-438))) — encoded protein: MVLFLELPPLPHRLLDVLIYPIAQFLILPLTTVYHALRYIILGPPFPGWTLSHYLAINCRRVYYGLYTWRRVALFDPEEAEIPREAEKYLVPGDNGDGRCDAEKVECVPYKEDEFTPPVLRVARDLIVQKAVPGFWIEARGVDGKQDLTRDAAPGERVIYFIVGGGYMGGHPLRIHTPWSLAKISKARVFSANYRKSLSGSTAFPCSLLDTLAGYQYLIEEKHFEPNNIILCGDSAGGNACLALAKCLGEMESLSSKRFGQVGGLCLHSPWSDMTSSFPSIVSNRYNDHLVDLTTSYIPSHTRHFTDKTNPYLSPALSPFGSFEYLKRHDTKVYISAGSAEAFYDEILALYNGMKRDGVEVELRVLEGATHSEFIWLDRDEISTMGWSWDILTTDFERLWERAA